The following are from one region of the Salvia hispanica cultivar TCC Black 2014 chromosome 1, UniMelb_Shisp_WGS_1.0, whole genome shotgun sequence genome:
- the LOC125205455 gene encoding NADH dehydrogenase [ubiquinone] 1 beta subcomplex subunit 10-B-like, with protein MGRKKGATLVHDGPPDDFDPENPYKDPVAMLEMREYLVREKWIDIEKAKILREKVKWCYRVEGINHLQKCRHLVHQYLESTRGIGWGKDHRPHVFHGPKVEATAD; from the exons ATGGGGCGGAAGAAGGGGGCGACGCTGGTGCACGACGGCCCGCCGGACGACTTCGACCCGGAGAACCCCTACAAGGACCCGGTGGCGATGCTGGAGATGAGGGAGTATCTCGTCAGGGAGAAGTGGATCGACATCGAGAAGGCTAAGATCCTGAGGGAGAAGGTCAAATGGTGCTACCGAGTTGAAGGCATCAATCATCTCCAGAAATGCCGCCACCTCGTCCACCAGTATCTCGAATCCACCCGCGGAATCGGCTGGGGCAAGGACCACCGCCCCCACGTCTTCCACG GTCCGAAGGTGGAGGCGACTGCCGATTGA